TCAATGTTGGCCTCTTTCAGCTTGGTGGCAAGTTATTGGGCGGCCAAAAAATATATTGAAAGCTGGGGACTATGGTGTGTTTTAGATGTAATTTATGTCGGCATGTATAGCTATAAATCATTGTATTTAACAGCCGTGCTCTATTTTCTTTTTATTCTTCTGGCACTCAATGGCTGGAGAATGTGGCGAAATTTATATGGAGCAAAAGTATCTTTAAATTAGAGATAAATGAACTGATGGATCATACTGGTAATGTCCCTAAAAATAATAGGATCTGAAAGTAAAATATTCTCTTTGAGAAACTGGATGGCGACTCCCCTTTTTACAAGCTGATCATCTTGTTTAGCAGTCCACCATTCCCTAATAAGTACTTTATTTCCTACTTGAAGTTCTCCAGTTCTTTGGCCCGAGAAGCGGTAGTGGACATAAAACAGTCATTACTACTCACAGCTGCCATTGTTCCACCATCAGGATCGGCGTAGAAATCACAGTTTGCATCTCGATATCTGATCCATGCACGCTGAGCTTCTTGTAGTTGCTTCTTTCGTTCAGGTGTTAGCGATGCCATTACATCTCTATATGCTTGATTTAAACGTATATCCTGACGTTGTGTTTCCGCCCCAATACAATCAAGCATTTCTACAGTAACACCACCAGATCGATCCATACAGCTAGAAAATTGCTGACTCAATTCCACTTCGTCAGCAAATGAAATTTGTGCTAGACACCCCAGCACCATACCAAATACAAGTGATTTATTATTCAAAAACATTGCAGCCTCAACTTAGTTTAAAAAGTATCTAAATCGTTTTGAATGTGTATTTTTGTCTTTATCTGAATAACTATCTATTTCATACACACTTTACACAGTTCTACTCGTACTACCATAATTCTACTCGATAAATATCCTGTATTTTTACAAAAAAAAGCATTATAGATCGACAACGCTATATCCTCTAATTCAAAGATGAAGAAGCGGTGAAAGTGATTACTCAATATCCTTTTGATAGAGCCTTCTGGTCAAGCCAATCCGTTAATTTTCCAGAATATGGATGGTTGCTGTACGACCAGAAACGAAAGCGAGCTGATTCGTAGGCATTTCATCCAACATAATTTTGACCGGCACACGTTGTGCTAGACGTACCCAGCTAAAAGTAGGATTTACATTCGCCAGTAGATTTGAACTGCTGGAGCGTTCACGGTCTTCAATGCCTGAGGCAATTCCCTGCACATGGCCCTTAAGCTTTTGTGCATCCCCCATCAGTTCAACCGTTGCAGGTGCACCGACATGAATCTTATTCAGTTTGGTTTCTTCAAAATATCCCACGATATAAAGCTGCTTGCGATCCACTAAAGCAGCTACTGCCTGCCCGGTCTTCACATAATGCCCCACTCGCAAGTCAAAATTCGATAAAGTACCATCGGCCGGTGCGCTCACTTCCGAACGCTGCAAATTTAAACGTGCCATATTCAAATGACTCTGGGCTACCTCAACCAGAGCTTGGTTCTGCATAACATTGGCTTTCGCCTGCTCAATGGAAGCCTGTAACTGTTTATGTTCTGCATGGCTTTGTTCAAGGTTCGCAAAGACTTGATCCTGCTCTTGTTTGGAGATTGCACCTTGCATCAAATTACTGTATCGGGTCGCGGTTTGTTCTGCTAGATGCAGATTGGCAGCAGACTTCACCAAATTAGCTTTGGCAGCTAGCAAGCTGGCTTGTGCCTGTGCCAGTCCCGCCTTGGCCTTGCCTAAATCAGACTTGGCTTGTTCAACATCGAGTGCTTGACGTGCAACATCAATTTTAAAGAGCACCTGTCCTTTTTTCACCGTCTGGTTATCCTGTACCAGCACCTGTGTGACCAGACCGGAAATATCTGATGAAACTTGAACAACATCCCCTCTTACCCGGCCATCACGCGTCCATGGCGCTGCATTGTAGTAATTCCATAAATGCACAATCGTGTAAACTGCGATCAAAATCGCTAGCATCAACACCACTGGGCGGATGACTTTTCGCACATCAAATGCATTCATGTAATTCACTTTTGCCGTACCTTTTTAATGATCCGATTAAAAAATTAAGCCCAACACCACAGAAATAGCCAATGCATAAATAGCAGTAGCATCATGTAAAAACACAGGTTGAAAATACTGGGGACGGCAATCCAGCCGTCCATCATCCATCGATGTGTGAATCGAGTACATAGCCTGAATAGTCCATAGGCGAAAATGGCCTGTACCAGTAGAATAGGCACATAAATGCCATAAATATTGACTTCACTCATGTGACGCGGTCTGCCCGGTTGTATGCACATGACCGATACTTGCCCGAATATTATTCAGTGAAATTAGTAGGCGTTGTCTGAAATGGAGATCTTGAATTTCATTCGCCTGTGTCTGCAAAACGTCCATTTGCTGTTGCAGCGCAGGATTAAAGCTTGCAGCTTGTCCCAAATGATTTTCATGCGTCCGGAAGTATTCATCGAGGTTTTGCTGCAGCAGATTGAGCTGCTGTTTCAGTGGGTCACCCTCCGGAAGTTGCAGCATCAGTTCCTGCAAACGAACCAAATCCACAATGGCACTGCTCTCGATCAATGCATTCTGGATTGCGATTTTAAGCGTGGGTGCCTGTACAGCTTTGCTATTCATGATCCCGACCCGATCCAGCATACTACGCAGGTGAACTTTAAAATCTGTCCCATAAGCCAGGTAAATGGCCTGTCGTAATGCACGGTAATGTAAAGCCAAAATACGGGAAGCACTGGTATCCGGGGACATCGCCCGAACCAGGTCAATCACAATCAAGGAGGTGATTACTCCCAAAATCATCGCAATAGAACTGTCCAGATATGCCACAGTATCAATGCTATATCTATTGTGTAAATTTAATCCCATCATGGTATTAATGCCTAATACCATTCCTACAGGCATTAAGATTGGATTCGCCATCATGCTGACTGCGATCAATATGAGCGGACAGAGCACCAATGCCAGCTGCCAAAAATCCGTCACATACGGAAAAATGCCAAAGGCATAGATGAACCCCAATCCTGCTGAAATCAGGCTCCAGACGATAAAGATCCGTAGCACGGGCACGGGATTATCTAAAGCGGTCAATATACAGGCGGTAATTACCCCCATTTGTGCCATCATGTAACCGGCTTTCCAACCCGATAGAATCCATGCGGCTGTGACTATTAGGGTAATCAAGGTTGCACTCACACCGCCCCGTACCGCAACCCCATAATCACGGTGCAGGCTTGGATAATCTGTTGTGAGCGTCGTAATGCTGGCAGGAATTTCCTTGTTACCTTGTTGGATACACTGCCAGATCAACTTGACTGCCATAATATTGGCCATAAAATGCCGGATATCCATTTTTAGCGCAGCAACCACCACCTGCTGTTCTGGAGTGACGGCTGCCATCAACGCATCGAAATCAGTGTCGAATCCAGATGGATACTGCTGTAGATCATCCTCTCTAAGTGGCTGTTCCTGCTTGATTAATAGCAGAACACGCTGCTTAATCTGTTGCAATTCGAGCGCTATGCTCTCCTGCTGCATTTGTTGTAATTGCCTGATCCGCTGTGACAACGCCACCAAATTTGCCACCACCAGTGACATTTGGTGCAACATTTCCTGTAGCGGTTTAGTCATGCCTTTCAGTTCGCCTTTTTCATAGGTTAAATGTACCGTCAAGGTATGAATATCCGCGGTATCACGAGTCATCACAGATAGAATCTGCGCATAACGTTCTGGAGTTTCTTCCCCATTCAGCAGATTCTCGAATACATTTTCAAGATCGTTCAGGGCTTTGTTGACCCTTTGTCTGATAACGGCCCCCAGATGAACCGGAAAGAAGCTAGCTGAAACCACAGCACTGGAGATCACTCCCACTGAAATTTCCAGTACCCGAGCCAGAGCAATGTCAAAAATACTGTATGTTTCAATCGAAGCAATGGCATTAAAGATAATCAGGACGGTGGAATAGCCTGCAAGCATGAAGACATAACTTCGTGGTGTACGATCAAGTAATGAGACATAGAGTGCGAACCCTACCCACAATGCCAATACCAGCGTAAATATCCAAGGGGTATTCAGGAGATATGGCATCAGTAACACGGCAACTAATGCCCCGGCTATGGTTCCGAGCAAGCGGTAGACACATTTTGATGACACCATGCCGGAATAGGGACTGGCAATAATCAGTACTGTTCCAATGGACCACATCGGGTTGACCAAGTTCAGTTCAAACGAGATGAAAAGTGCCAACATCGCGGCAACAAAAGTCTTGCACGCAAAAATCAGGTCAAGTCGGCTCGGTCTAAAAGCCAACAAGGGTTGAAATAACATGGGCACGTCTCAAATTTGTACTCGGCCGTGAGATTTCACGACACATGCACTATCCACGATCGCCGTGATGCGGTTTATATCGTTGATGTAAATCGTACTGATCAGGAGTTTTTCTGATGATGAGCGGTTACAAACGATCCACTCATATAGCACAGATTTCTTAAGGAAATAAAAAATTAAATTATCTAGATAAGAAACTGCGCAGGCAATTTACCTAAAACTTAGCTTTTTAGTCAAGTTAAATTATCTTAATTTGATAATTAAGCACATTTTTTATTAGGTAATAAGGCTATTGTTTAGATATTTTCTCAGATCCGTATTGTCTATCCTGAGTTTAGCGCTCACCTGTACAGACGAAAATCTGCACTTTACTGCCTCTTTTCTGCTATAAGACAGGGTATTGAAAAGGATTTCATATTGTTAAGGGAGTAAATCACGCATCATGGCCATTTCGAGTTTTGCTAAGATTCTGACTGTCCTGGATTTATTCTCAGTTACACGCCCCATCATCAATGTCGAGACCATTTGCGATGAACTAGGCTTGTCCAAACCCACTGCCTATCGTTATCTCAAGGAACTGGTTTCAGCCAATATCTTGAGACGTATTAGTGGAACGTCAGGTGATTACACGCTGGGCCCAAAGATTGCAATTTTAGATTACATTTCCCGTACGACCGACCCGTTGGTTCAGATCAGTATTCCTTTTATGCAAACCATCGTGGAACGTACCGAACTCAGTTGTCTGATTACCTATCTGAACCATGATTCCTGCATTGATCTGCACCATGAACTGTTCGAACCATTTGATGTTGGCACTTATGGTCGTGGCTGCCCAAGACCAGTCTATATTGGTTCATCGGCAAAGGTGATTTTGGCCCATTTGCCTAAACAAAAAATCCGCGACTACTATAGCCGTTTTGCCACTCAACTCGCAGAACTAGACTTTGCCATCGATGAAACCGGTTTTTTACAACAGATGAAAAAAATCAAAAAACAGGGCTACTACCTGTCAGAAGGTGAACTAGACCCCAATATTTGCGGACTGTCTGTGCCTATTTGTTTTTCTAATAAAGAGGTTCCTTTGGCGCTGACCGTACTCGGTTCAAAAAACCGTTTTGAATTTATCAATGTGGACAAAGTGATTGGTATGTTGCAAACAAGTGCTCATCAGATCGAACAGAGTTTTGCAGGCATCTCCGAAAGTCAGCATGATGGGATAAGCACAGAAGTGTTTAGGTCGGCTTCAAGAGAGTGATGAAATCATCTCAAATCATTGAGCTGAACTTATCGTTTTTGAAATTCCCTTTATAGCGTTTCATGATCAAAGAACGCCAAGAAAAGAAGAATCACGCCCATCAAAAGGTAGGGACATAAATATAAGGCAATTGCTGCAAGCCACGCCCAATCCCATCCGTAATGTGCACCAAGAACACCAAAGATCGTACCCACAATAGGAATGCCGGCTGTAATCAATGCAACGATGAGCCCTAATAGGCTATTCCATTCAAGAACATCATGAAAATAACTATAGATCGCAAAAAATTGCGTAATGGTAATGATCCAGTACCCTATAAATTTAATGAGTTTCATGATTCCCTGTATCCTCCAGAGTTTTCTATTGCATCGAGCAATCCAGCATCCTTGAGCAATGCTGGACTGTAGCCAAATTTATCTGTGCTGTTTTTACGAGGCCTTAGTTGAAATACCAAAACCAGAAAGTTAGCAAGATGCCCAATGAAAGGATTAGAGAAAACAGCGTGAACCATGAATGTGACTCATGCCCCCAAAACATACGCTTTGCCAGTAATTTTTTGAGAACAACACTATTTAAGATCAGGAAGGCAAGATGTAGCAATACACTAGCCAACAACAGATTTACAAAGAGTTCATGCACTTCTTCTAAAGTATGGCTGTGGGTGTAGTCTGTTAAATAGCCTGCCAGTACAGTTAATGGCATTACACAAAAAAGACCCAGTATGCTCAGCTGAAATAGGCTAGAAGTGGCCGATTTCAAAAACGTTGCAGAAAACCATGACCGCGGTTGCGCCCAATGACGTTGCACAAACTGCTTGATAATATGAAATCGACGTCCCCCTCCAGCAGGCTGAGTATGTGCGAATCGTGGGGCAAAAAACTGCCATAAAATCCTTAAAGTCAGTGCAATCGCAAGCGTATAGCCAAATGCCATATGCACGTGATGCCATTCTTCTTCCTCCCCAGTGAGATAAGCTCCAGCAAAACTCAAAATAAGCACAAGATGCAGGAATCGAACCAGTAAATCAGTAGATATCACTTTATTTGGAGTCATACGAAACCTTCTATAGACTGTATTTGCGTTGCAGAATAGCAACCCAAGATGAGTTGAATCTGAAGATACAATCTACGAGGTCAGGTTCATGATGCTTTTATTTATTAATAGGTTTTGGCTATTTATGTTTAATTTCAATCTTCAATACCTTTGATCTCATCGAGATATTGAAAAGAAATCGAAAGCCTTTTTACAATAAGCCAGTTTATGTAGCGTATTATAAAAACAATAACTCAAGATCATAATAATGAGGTGTAGCATGAAGACCCCAGATCAACTAATTTCTGAAGCGAAAAATCAAATCGTGGAAATTTCTGTGGAAAAACTCTATGAAGAATATTTAAAACATCCTGAT
This portion of the Acinetobacter sp. GSS19 genome encodes:
- a CDS encoding HlyD family secretion protein, translated to MNAFDVRKVIRPVVLMLAILIAVYTIVHLWNYYNAAPWTRDGRVRGDVVQVSSDISGLVTQVLVQDNQTVKKGQVLFKIDVARQALDVEQAKSDLGKAKAGLAQAQASLLAAKANLVKSAANLHLAEQTATRYSNLMQGAISKQEQDQVFANLEQSHAEHKQLQASIEQAKANVMQNQALVEVAQSHLNMARLNLQRSEVSAPADGTLSNFDLRVGHYVKTGQAVAALVDRKQLYIVGYFEETKLNKIHVGAPATVELMGDAQKLKGHVQGIASGIEDRERSSSSNLLANVNPTFSWVRLAQRVPVKIMLDEMPTNQLAFVSGRTATIHILEN
- a CDS encoding lysozyme inhibitor LprI family protein produces the protein MFLNNKSLVFGMVLGCLAQISFADEVELSQQFSSCMDRSGGVTVEMLDCIGAETQRQDIRLNQAYRDVMASLTPERKKQLQEAQRAWIRYRDANCDFYADPDGGTMAAVSSNDCFMSTTASRAKELENFK
- a CDS encoding FUSC family protein; amino-acid sequence: MLFQPLLAFRPSRLDLIFACKTFVAAMLALFISFELNLVNPMWSIGTVLIIASPYSGMVSSKCVYRLLGTIAGALVAVLLMPYLLNTPWIFTLVLALWVGFALYVSLLDRTPRSYVFMLAGYSTVLIIFNAIASIETYSIFDIALARVLEISVGVISSAVVSASFFPVHLGAVIRQRVNKALNDLENVFENLLNGEETPERYAQILSVMTRDTADIHTLTVHLTYEKGELKGMTKPLQEMLHQMSLVVANLVALSQRIRQLQQMQQESIALELQQIKQRVLLLIKQEQPLREDDLQQYPSGFDTDFDALMAAVTPEQQVVVAALKMDIRHFMANIMAVKLIWQCIQQGNKEIPASITTLTTDYPSLHRDYGVAVRGGVSATLITLIVTAAWILSGWKAGYMMAQMGVITACILTALDNPVPVLRIFIVWSLISAGLGFIYAFGIFPYVTDFWQLALVLCPLILIAVSMMANPILMPVGMVLGINTMMGLNLHNRYSIDTVAYLDSSIAMILGVITSLIVIDLVRAMSPDTSASRILALHYRALRQAIYLAYGTDFKVHLRSMLDRVGIMNSKAVQAPTLKIAIQNALIESSAIVDLVRLQELMLQLPEGDPLKQQLNLLQQNLDEYFRTHENHLGQAASFNPALQQQMDVLQTQANEIQDLHFRQRLLISLNNIRASIGHVHTTGQTASHE
- a CDS encoding DUF1656 domain-containing protein, coding for MSEVNIYGIYVPILLVQAIFAYGLFRLCTRFTHRWMMDGWIAVPSIFNLCFYMMLLLFMHWLFLWCWA
- a CDS encoding cytochrome b/b6 domain-containing protein, which produces MTPNKVISTDLLVRFLHLVLILSFAGAYLTGEEEEWHHVHMAFGYTLAIALTLRILWQFFAPRFAHTQPAGGGRRFHIIKQFVQRHWAQPRSWFSATFLKSATSSLFQLSILGLFCVMPLTVLAGYLTDYTHSHTLEEVHELFVNLLLASVLLHLAFLILNSVVLKKLLAKRMFWGHESHSWFTLFSLILSLGILLTFWFWYFN
- a CDS encoding IclR family transcriptional regulator, with translation MAISSFAKILTVLDLFSVTRPIINVETICDELGLSKPTAYRYLKELVSANILRRISGTSGDYTLGPKIAILDYISRTTDPLVQISIPFMQTIVERTELSCLITYLNHDSCIDLHHELFEPFDVGTYGRGCPRPVYIGSSAKVILAHLPKQKIRDYYSRFATQLAELDFAIDETGFLQQMKKIKKQGYYLSEGELDPNICGLSVPICFSNKEVPLALTVLGSKNRFEFINVDKVIGMLQTSAHQIEQSFAGISESQHDGISTEVFRSASRE